The sequence GGAAAACAACAGGACAAGCAAAACGAGAGCCGGGAAATGATGTATAACTGGGCGATGTCAAGAGGAGGAGAGGAATGAACACAAAGGAATTTGCCGTATTTGCAGATCGGATAAAAACAGCATATCCAAAAGACAACCTGCTGGCAACGGGAGATCAGATGGACTGGTGGTATGAACTACTGGGAGATATTCCTTTTCAGGTTGCTATAATGGCTCTCAAGAAATACGCACTGTCTAACAAATTTCCACCTGCAATATCAGACTTAAGACTGTATGCGGCAGATTTGATGGAAACGCGTATCCCCGATGCTGACGAAGCGTGGGGCGAGGTCAACATGGCTGTAAGGCGCTACGGATATATGAGGGAGGCGGAGGCACTGAAAAGCCTCAGCGGTCCAGTACGTAGGGCTGT is a genomic window of Anaerotignum faecicola containing:
- a CDS encoding replicative helicase loader/inhibitor translates to MNTKEFAVFADRIKTAYPKDNLLATGDQMDWWYELLGDIPFQVAIMALKKYALSNKFPPAISDLRLYAADLMETRIPDADEAWGEVNMAVRRYGYMREAEALKSLSGPVRRAV